From the genome of Thauera chlorobenzoica:
CGCCACCGTCCTCCCTATCCTCGCTGTCGTCCTGGTCGTGCCGAGCGTCGCTCAGGCGAACTCGGAATGGCATTTCACCGGCGGCGAGGTGGGTTACACCTCTTTCCCCGATCACGTGACGAGCACCAAGACGCGTGCTGAAGTGTTGCGTGAGCTCGAGCAGGCCAAGGCGGACGGAAGCTATTTCTACCTGCAGCGAGGCGTGCCCGTTCCATCACGCGATACCGGCCCGGGTAAAACGCGCGAGCAAGTGCTCAAGGAGCTGGTGAACATATCGCCCGAGGAGCGGGCGCGCATGGACGAACTCTACGTCGGGCAATGATCGCGGCGGTGTGAGCACGGAGCCCCTGGTCCCTCGGGGCGGGCGGTCATGCGTCGCAACGATGACGGGCAACAAGATGTTGCAACGCTATTTTTCATTTCCGTTCGTACCGCTACAATCCGTCCCCATGCGCCGCTGGTTCGCGATTCTCTTCCTGCTGTTTCTGCCAATCCAACTCAGTGGGCGGCTGTGAGTGCGTATTGCGAGCATGAAGCCGGTGCTGCGGCGGACCATCTCGGCCACCATGAGCATAAACATCAGGGCGAGGTCGACGACGAGTCCTGGCCCAAGGGCGGCGGAGTCGATGTCGACTGCAGTTTCTGCCATGCGGCCAGTTGCACCGCGTTGCCGAGCGGCACGGGATTGCCGACCCTCGACCTCGCGATTGCGACGATCCGCGGGGGAGCCCAAGTGTGGCTCCTTGCCGGGCATTTCTCGGAACCAGAGCGCCCCAAGTGGCGACAGCCCGCCTGATCGGCAGGGCGGTCGCATCCATTCTCATTCCGGCAGTTTCACCGTTCTGAACGGTGTTGCCGCGCGCCATTGCGATCGAGCTGATCGCGCCCTGCCGATTTTCCGTGTGTCTTGTCATCAACGGAGAATTGGATGTTTCGAAGAATTGGCATCAACTGGCTGCCGGGCCTGCTGCTCGGACTCGCGGCCAGCGGGGCGTGGGCGCAAGCCGCGTCCCCTGCATCGCCTGTCGTAACGACGCTCAGGCAGGCGTTCGACGCCGCGTGGGCGCGTCAGCCCGAGGCGCAGTCGCTCGACATGCGCCGGGCGGCTGCGCTGGCGCGACGCGTGAGCGTCGACCGCTGGTCGGCCGAGCCGCCGGCGCTCGAAGTGTCGGGCAAGACCGACCAACTCCACCGCAACGACGGCAGCCGCGAATACGAGATCGGCCTCGCTGTGCCGCTGTGGTTGCCCGGCGAACGCGCATCGACCGCAGCCCTTGCCGATGCCGAAGTGCGTGCGAGTACGAGCCGCACGCTTGCGGCACAACTGCGCACGGCCGCCGGGGTGCGGGCCGCGTACTGGGATTGGCAGCGTGCGCGGGTCGACGTCCTGGTCGCCCGCGAGCGGCTTGCCAGTGCTCGCGAACTCGCAGCGGATGTGTCGAAACGGGTTCGGGCCGGCGAACTCGCACGCGCCGACCAGCATCAGGCGGACGGAGCGCTGGCGACCGCCGAAGCGTCGCTCGCCGAAGCCAGCGGCGCGCTCGCGGTGCGGAACAGCAGTTGCGCGCCCTGACAGGCATGACACCAGCGCTTGCCGCGGAAGGACTTTCCGTGGCCGAAGCCGAACCCGCCCCCGCCGCCCCCCTGTCGCCCTGGGGGCGGGGCATCCGGCCATCGCCGAGCTGCGCGATCGGGCGGAGCTGGCACAGCGCAGCATGACTCTCGCCGGGATTCAGGGGCGCGCCAATCCCGAGCTGAACCTGGCGACGACGCGTGAGCGCGGTGCATCCGGCGAATCCTGGCAACAGACGGTGACGATCGGCGTACGCATTCCCTTCGGATCCGACTCCCGCAACCGCGCCCGTGTTGCCAGCGCCAGCGCCGAGGCGATCGAAGCCGAAACCCAGCT
Proteins encoded in this window:
- a CDS encoding DUF4148 domain-containing protein — encoded protein: MSKIRTATVLPILAVVLVVPSVAQANSEWHFTGGEVGYTSFPDHVTSTKTRAEVLRELEQAKADGSYFYLQRGVPVPSRDTGPGKTREQVLKELVNISPEERARMDELYVGQ
- a CDS encoding TolC family protein produces the protein MFRRIGINWLPGLLLGLAASGAWAQAASPASPVVTTLRQAFDAAWARQPEAQSLDMRRAAALARRVSVDRWSAEPPALEVSGKTDQLHRNDGSREYEIGLAVPLWLPGERASTAALADAEVRASTSRTLAAQLRTAAGVRAAYWDWQRARVDVLVARERLASARELAADVSKRVRAGELARADQHQADGALATAEASLAEASGALAVRNSSCAP